The proteins below are encoded in one region of Apium graveolens cultivar Ventura chromosome 4, ASM990537v1, whole genome shotgun sequence:
- the LOC141717922 gene encoding uncharacterized protein LOC141717922 isoform X3 — MGCFVSTAKDTGGNRRRPGNIGEVTVFVPGLRIPKPVDISQSLGNHLSKSLVERLSALRTRIVVMAGQEGPTITRTRRRGSTQHGGSVLGDLIQALNDYLPVLLGLVKDGSLLQHKVQFIWVNQEDDAEETAMSSACDGYQPKVSEESRRSSIDTFLKAAGYLDCAVRHILPQLPPELRRDLPVDLAEGVLRALCLQALGQSVDIQLGLAIDSTKATLAVKRRLACEMVKYWQQAQDNITNLPLTNSWGEKHKLFVKWKYIEARVIFRKYCRYKFVYSQAAAYYYHGLILDEGNTEKSHGMAVAALKAADEYLKESKKTSEVFNMAPPFSRNPPLWGTMKYLSEKIPKDTSSKVRINRDLYSYEKIMETAPTLPDFALALKPDEFQLPVVDAAWHNEKQDKEQGNGDRT, encoded by the exons ATGGGATGCTTTGTGTCTACCGCAAAGGACACCGGCGGAAACCGAAGACGACCAGGAAATATTGGTGAAGTAACGGTGTTTGTTCCTGGTTTACGAATTCCTAAACCTGTGGATATATCTCAGTCTCTAGGAAATCACCTATCTAAGAGTTTAGTGGAACGCCTTTCTGCTCTTAGAACCCGAATAGTTGTTATGGCTGGCCAAGAAGGTCCCACAATCACCAGGACTAGAAGGAGAGGCTCTACACAACATG GGGGGTCAGTACTTGGAGACCTTATTCAGGCTCTTAATGATTATTTGCCAGTTCTTCTGGGATTGGTGAAAGATG GGAGCCTACTACAACACAAGGTACAATTCATTTGGGTGAATCAGGAGGATGATGCGGAG GAAACAGCAATGTCTAGTGCTTG TGATGGGTATCAGCCTAAGGTATCAGAAG AGAGCAGGCGTTCTTCCATTGATACTTTCTTGAAGGCAGCTGGGTACCTTGACTGTGCAGTTCGACATATTCTTCCACAGTTGCCTCCCGAACTCAG gagagATCTCCCTGTCGACCTTGCAGAAGGAGTCCTACGTGCTCTCTGCCTTCAGGCACTGGGGCAG AGTGTGGATATACAACTTGGACTTGCAATTGACAGTACGAAGGCCACTCTTGCAGTGAAACGTAGGCTTGCCTGTGAAATGGTGAAATACTGGCAGCAG GCCCAAGATAATATCACTAATCTTCCACTAACAAACAGTTGGGGAGAAAAGCATAAACTCTTTGTTAAGTGGAAATACATTGAAGCAAGGGTAATCTTCAGAAAATATTGTAGATACAAATTCGTTTATTCACAA GCTGCCGCGTATTATTATCATGGGTTAATCCTTGATGAAGGGAACACAGAGAAATCACATGGAATGGCTGTAGCTGCTTTAAAGGCAGCAGATGAGTATCTCAAAGAAAGTAAAAAGACAAGTGAAGTCTTCAACATGGCTCCTCCTTTCTCACG AAATCCCCCTCTCTGGGGAACCATGAAGTATCTCTCCGAAAAGATTCCGAAAGATACTTCTAGCAAGGTGCGAATTAATCGGGATCTCTACTCTTACGAAAA GATCATGGAGACAGCCCCTACATTGCCGGATTTTGCTTTGGCCTTGAAGCCTGACGAATTTCAGTTACCTGTAGTGGACGCAGCTTGGCACAATGAGAAGCAAGACAAGGAACAGGGCAATGGTGATAGAACGTGA
- the LOC141717922 gene encoding uncharacterized protein LOC141717922 isoform X2 — translation MGCFVSTAKDTGGNRRRPGNIGEVTVFVPGLRIPKPVDISQSLGNHLSKSLVERLSALRTRIVVMAGQEGPTITRTRRRGSTQHGGSVLGDLIQALNDYLPVLLGLVKDGSLLQHKVQFIWVNQEDDAEETAMSSAWYEVLSVLHLMAALSFLQANLLLLPRMSSDGYQPKVSEESRRSSIDTFLKAAGYLDCAVRHILPQLPPELRRDLPVDLAEGVLRALCLQALGQSVDIQLGLAIDSTKATLAVKRRLACEMVKYWQQAQDNITNLPLTNSWGEKHKLFVKWKYIEARAAAYYYHGLILDEGNTEKSHGMAVAALKAADEYLKESKKTSEVFNMAPPFSRNPPLWGTMKYLSEKIPKDTSSKVRINRDLYSYEKIMETAPTLPDFALALKPDEFQLPVVDAAWHNEKQDKEQGNGDRT, via the exons ATGGGATGCTTTGTGTCTACCGCAAAGGACACCGGCGGAAACCGAAGACGACCAGGAAATATTGGTGAAGTAACGGTGTTTGTTCCTGGTTTACGAATTCCTAAACCTGTGGATATATCTCAGTCTCTAGGAAATCACCTATCTAAGAGTTTAGTGGAACGCCTTTCTGCTCTTAGAACCCGAATAGTTGTTATGGCTGGCCAAGAAGGTCCCACAATCACCAGGACTAGAAGGAGAGGCTCTACACAACATG GGGGGTCAGTACTTGGAGACCTTATTCAGGCTCTTAATGATTATTTGCCAGTTCTTCTGGGATTGGTGAAAGATG GGAGCCTACTACAACACAAGGTACAATTCATTTGGGTGAATCAGGAGGATGATGCGGAG GAAACAGCAATGTCTAGTGCTTGGTACGAAGTATTATCGGTTTTGCATTTGATGGCAGCATTATCATTCTTGCAAGCTAACTTACTACTTCTTCCGAGAATGTCCAGTGATGGGTATCAGCCTAAGGTATCAGAAG AGAGCAGGCGTTCTTCCATTGATACTTTCTTGAAGGCAGCTGGGTACCTTGACTGTGCAGTTCGACATATTCTTCCACAGTTGCCTCCCGAACTCAG gagagATCTCCCTGTCGACCTTGCAGAAGGAGTCCTACGTGCTCTCTGCCTTCAGGCACTGGGGCAG AGTGTGGATATACAACTTGGACTTGCAATTGACAGTACGAAGGCCACTCTTGCAGTGAAACGTAGGCTTGCCTGTGAAATGGTGAAATACTGGCAGCAG GCCCAAGATAATATCACTAATCTTCCACTAACAAACAGTTGGGGAGAAAAGCATAAACTCTTTGTTAAGTGGAAATACATTGAAGCAAGG GCTGCCGCGTATTATTATCATGGGTTAATCCTTGATGAAGGGAACACAGAGAAATCACATGGAATGGCTGTAGCTGCTTTAAAGGCAGCAGATGAGTATCTCAAAGAAAGTAAAAAGACAAGTGAAGTCTTCAACATGGCTCCTCCTTTCTCACG AAATCCCCCTCTCTGGGGAACCATGAAGTATCTCTCCGAAAAGATTCCGAAAGATACTTCTAGCAAGGTGCGAATTAATCGGGATCTCTACTCTTACGAAAA GATCATGGAGACAGCCCCTACATTGCCGGATTTTGCTTTGGCCTTGAAGCCTGACGAATTTCAGTTACCTGTAGTGGACGCAGCTTGGCACAATGAGAAGCAAGACAAGGAACAGGGCAATGGTGATAGAACGTGA
- the LOC141717923 gene encoding uncharacterized protein LOC141717923 isoform X3: protein MGSEEEISVEQAAAERRERLRALKAARQLSETDHKSVQAQGDDEPEDAQDRLYLFYSNISMKFRNYLPHDKQLQEGKLAPPVLPKFEDPVATEPPTQDNKEDPFLNIAPKKPNWDLRRDVQKKLDKLEKRTQKAIFQLMEEEQEKQDMT from the exons ATGGGTAGTGAAGAAGAAATCAGCGTAGAGCAAGCAGCTGCAGAGCGTCGTGAGAGGTTGAGAGCTTTGAAAGCTGCAAGACAACTTTCCGAAACTGACCACAAGTCTGTTCAAGCTCAGGGTGATGATGAGCCTGAAGATGCTCAAGACAG GCTTTATCTCTTCTACAGCAATATCAGCATGAAATTTCGCAATTACCTTCCTCATGATAAGCAGCTTCAAGAAGGTAAGCTTGCGCCACCAGTTCTACCAAAGTTTGAAGACCCTGTAGCAACAGAACCTCCAACACAGGACAATAAAGAG GATCCATTTCTAAATATTGCTCCCAAAAAGCCAAATTGGGACCTCCGTAGAGATGTGCAGAAGAAACTTGACAAACTCGAAAAGCGCACCCAAAAAGCGATATTTCAACTCATGG AAGAAGAACAAGAGAAACAAGATATGACATAA
- the LOC141717923 gene encoding uncharacterized protein LOC141717923 isoform X1 has protein sequence MGSEEEISVEQAAAERRERLRALKAARQLSETDHKSVQAQGDDEPEDAQDRLYLFYSNISMKFRNYLPHDKQLQEGKLAPPVLPKFEDPVATEPPTQDNKEDPFLNIAPKKPNWDLRRDVQKKLDKLEKRTQKAIFQLMEEEQEKQKKLAEEEACGLQE, from the exons ATGGGTAGTGAAGAAGAAATCAGCGTAGAGCAAGCAGCTGCAGAGCGTCGTGAGAGGTTGAGAGCTTTGAAAGCTGCAAGACAACTTTCCGAAACTGACCACAAGTCTGTTCAAGCTCAGGGTGATGATGAGCCTGAAGATGCTCAAGACAG GCTTTATCTCTTCTACAGCAATATCAGCATGAAATTTCGCAATTACCTTCCTCATGATAAGCAGCTTCAAGAAGGTAAGCTTGCGCCACCAGTTCTACCAAAGTTTGAAGACCCTGTAGCAACAGAACCTCCAACACAGGACAATAAAGAG GATCCATTTCTAAATATTGCTCCCAAAAAGCCAAATTGGGACCTCCGTAGAGATGTGCAGAAGAAACTTGACAAACTCGAAAAGCGCACCCAAAAAGCGATATTTCAACTCATGG AAGAAGAACAAGAGAAACAGAAGAAACTGGCTGAAGAAGAAGCATGTGGTCTGCAGGAGTAA
- the LOC141717923 gene encoding uncharacterized protein LOC141717923 isoform X2 → MGSEEEISVEQAAAERRERLRALKAARQLSETDHKSVQAQGDDEPEDAQDSNISMKFRNYLPHDKQLQEGKLAPPVLPKFEDPVATEPPTQDNKEDPFLNIAPKKPNWDLRRDVQKKLDKLEKRTQKAIFQLMEEEQEKQKKLAEEEACGLQE, encoded by the exons ATGGGTAGTGAAGAAGAAATCAGCGTAGAGCAAGCAGCTGCAGAGCGTCGTGAGAGGTTGAGAGCTTTGAAAGCTGCAAGACAACTTTCCGAAACTGACCACAAGTCTGTTCAAGCTCAGGGTGATGATGAGCCTGAAGATGCTCAAGACAG CAATATCAGCATGAAATTTCGCAATTACCTTCCTCATGATAAGCAGCTTCAAGAAGGTAAGCTTGCGCCACCAGTTCTACCAAAGTTTGAAGACCCTGTAGCAACAGAACCTCCAACACAGGACAATAAAGAG GATCCATTTCTAAATATTGCTCCCAAAAAGCCAAATTGGGACCTCCGTAGAGATGTGCAGAAGAAACTTGACAAACTCGAAAAGCGCACCCAAAAAGCGATATTTCAACTCATGG AAGAAGAACAAGAGAAACAGAAGAAACTGGCTGAAGAAGAAGCATGTGGTCTGCAGGAGTAA
- the LOC141717922 gene encoding uncharacterized protein LOC141717922 isoform X1, whose protein sequence is MGCFVSTAKDTGGNRRRPGNIGEVTVFVPGLRIPKPVDISQSLGNHLSKSLVERLSALRTRIVVMAGQEGPTITRTRRRGSTQHGGSVLGDLIQALNDYLPVLLGLVKDGSLLQHKVQFIWVNQEDDAEETAMSSAWYEVLSVLHLMAALSFLQANLLLLPRMSSDGYQPKVSEESRRSSIDTFLKAAGYLDCAVRHILPQLPPELRRDLPVDLAEGVLRALCLQALGQSVDIQLGLAIDSTKATLAVKRRLACEMVKYWQQAQDNITNLPLTNSWGEKHKLFVKWKYIEARVIFRKYCRYKFVYSQAAAYYYHGLILDEGNTEKSHGMAVAALKAADEYLKESKKTSEVFNMAPPFSRNPPLWGTMKYLSEKIPKDTSSKVRINRDLYSYEKIMETAPTLPDFALALKPDEFQLPVVDAAWHNEKQDKEQGNGDRT, encoded by the exons ATGGGATGCTTTGTGTCTACCGCAAAGGACACCGGCGGAAACCGAAGACGACCAGGAAATATTGGTGAAGTAACGGTGTTTGTTCCTGGTTTACGAATTCCTAAACCTGTGGATATATCTCAGTCTCTAGGAAATCACCTATCTAAGAGTTTAGTGGAACGCCTTTCTGCTCTTAGAACCCGAATAGTTGTTATGGCTGGCCAAGAAGGTCCCACAATCACCAGGACTAGAAGGAGAGGCTCTACACAACATG GGGGGTCAGTACTTGGAGACCTTATTCAGGCTCTTAATGATTATTTGCCAGTTCTTCTGGGATTGGTGAAAGATG GGAGCCTACTACAACACAAGGTACAATTCATTTGGGTGAATCAGGAGGATGATGCGGAG GAAACAGCAATGTCTAGTGCTTGGTACGAAGTATTATCGGTTTTGCATTTGATGGCAGCATTATCATTCTTGCAAGCTAACTTACTACTTCTTCCGAGAATGTCCAGTGATGGGTATCAGCCTAAGGTATCAGAAG AGAGCAGGCGTTCTTCCATTGATACTTTCTTGAAGGCAGCTGGGTACCTTGACTGTGCAGTTCGACATATTCTTCCACAGTTGCCTCCCGAACTCAG gagagATCTCCCTGTCGACCTTGCAGAAGGAGTCCTACGTGCTCTCTGCCTTCAGGCACTGGGGCAG AGTGTGGATATACAACTTGGACTTGCAATTGACAGTACGAAGGCCACTCTTGCAGTGAAACGTAGGCTTGCCTGTGAAATGGTGAAATACTGGCAGCAG GCCCAAGATAATATCACTAATCTTCCACTAACAAACAGTTGGGGAGAAAAGCATAAACTCTTTGTTAAGTGGAAATACATTGAAGCAAGGGTAATCTTCAGAAAATATTGTAGATACAAATTCGTTTATTCACAA GCTGCCGCGTATTATTATCATGGGTTAATCCTTGATGAAGGGAACACAGAGAAATCACATGGAATGGCTGTAGCTGCTTTAAAGGCAGCAGATGAGTATCTCAAAGAAAGTAAAAAGACAAGTGAAGTCTTCAACATGGCTCCTCCTTTCTCACG AAATCCCCCTCTCTGGGGAACCATGAAGTATCTCTCCGAAAAGATTCCGAAAGATACTTCTAGCAAGGTGCGAATTAATCGGGATCTCTACTCTTACGAAAA GATCATGGAGACAGCCCCTACATTGCCGGATTTTGCTTTGGCCTTGAAGCCTGACGAATTTCAGTTACCTGTAGTGGACGCAGCTTGGCACAATGAGAAGCAAGACAAGGAACAGGGCAATGGTGATAGAACGTGA